DNA from Mycolicibacterium alvei:
CGTCGAAGGCCTGGCCCATCGCCGTCGAATTCTCCTGCATGGCGGCCATCTGATCCTGCTGACCGGCCTGCGTGGCCCGCTGCGTCAGCATCATCGTCTTCATGGTCTTCATGGACTCGATCTGCTCTGGCATCAACGCGGCCAGCTGCGGCATCAGGGTGTCGAGGTGCTCGAGGTCAGGTAGCAGGTCCTGCACGTCATCGGTCAGGGGGTCGATCCCGTCGAGGGTGTCGAACATCGACCGGACCGACCAGCACAGCGGGACGCTGGAACAGTGCGGTTCCCAGTAGAGATAGTTGCGCAACGGACGCAGGAAGTCGTCGAAATCGCCCAGATGGTCCCGCAATTCGACGATATCGATGGTCATCGCCTTGGTCTTGGCGACCATCGAATGCGTGATGTCGGCCATCTGCTGGGTCAGCTGCGACATCCGTTCCATCGTGTCGATGGTCGTCTGCATCTCGTCGGCCTGAACCAGCATGTCAGCCATCCGGTCCTGGTTGTACTTCCGGTTCATCGTGTTCAGCGTGCCCTGCCGGCTGAGCAGGAACGGGATGGACGTGTGCTCGATCGGGCGCCCGTTGGGTCGGGTGATGGCCTGCACCCGGGACACTCCGGGAACCCGGACGATTCCCTTGGCGATCTTGTCGATGACGAGGAAGTCTGCGGGGTTTCGCAGGTCGCGGTCGGTCTCGATCATCAGCAGTTCCGGATTCATCCGCGCGGCAGTGAAATGCCTTTCGGCGGCCGCATATCCGACATTGGCCGACAGATCGGAGGGCAGGTACTTACGGGCGTCGTAATTGGTCTTGTACCCCGGCAGGGTGAGCAGGCCGATGAGTGCCAGGCCCAAGGTTGCGACCAGGATCGGACCGGGCCACCGGACCACCGCGATGCCGATCCGACGCCAGCCTCGCGACCGGATATTGCGCTTGGGCTCGAAACGCCCGAACCGGCTACCGATCACGATGACCGCCGGGCCCATCGTCAGCGCGGCGACGACCGCGACGAACGTGCCCACCGCACACGGCACTCCCATGGTCTGGAAGTACGGCAGGCGGGTGAGGCTCAGGCACAACATTGCGCCGGCGATCGTCATGCCGGACCCGAGGATCACGTGAGACGTACCGCGAAACATCGTGTAGTACGCGGTTTCCCGGTCTTCACGGGCACCGCGGGCCTCTTGATAGCGGCCGATCGCGAAAATCGCATAGTCGGTTCCCGCGGCGATGACCATCAACGTCAGGAGGTTGACCGCGAATGTCGACAGCCCGATGACCCCGCTGTGGGCCAGGAACGCCACGATGCCGCGAGCCGCGCCGAGCTCCATGAACACCATGAGCAGAACCAGGAGCATGGTGGCGACCGAGCGGAAGACGATCAGCAACATCACCGCGATCACCAGCAGCGTGACGGCGGTGACCCGCGCGACGCTCTTGTCACCGGCATGGTGCTGATCGGATACCAGCGGCGCCCCGCCGGTCACGTACACCTTGATCCCGGCCGGCGGCGTCGACTGGTTGACGACGTCACGGACCGCTGCCACCGATTCGTTGGCCAGCGTTTCGCCCTGGTTGCCGCGGAGATAGACCTGGACGTAGGCCGATTTGCCGTCGTTGCTCTGCGCACCCGAGGCCGTCAGCGGGTCGCCCCAGAAATCGGCCACGTGCTGCACATGAGCGGTGTCGGCTTCGAGCTTGTCGACGATGCCGTCGTAGTAATGGTGCGCATCGTCGCCCAGGGGCTGCTCACCTTCCAGCACCACCATGGCGTTGCTGTCGGAATCGAACTCCTGGAAGTTGCTGCCGATCTTGTGCATGGCGATCATCGCCGGCGCATCCTTGGCGCTCAGCCCGACCGTGTTCTCCTCGCCGACCTTCTCCAGCGGCGGGACGAGCGTATTCGTCAGGACCGTCAGGACCACCCAGCCGAGCAGAATGGGCACGGCCAGTACGCGGATGACCCGGGCGATGCCCGACCCGTTCGGTCCCTTGCCGTGGCTGCTCATCGTGTGCCCTTGGTCTGCACAACCCGCCCCTTCGATCAGGCCACTGTCGCCCGGTGGGACAGGTCGCAAGCGATACACATTCGCAGTCGCGCGTAATATACCTAGCCTGTCAAAGTGTCGGTGTCAACAATCACTGTGCGGGTCCGCTGACAGCACTTTCACAGCTTCGGCGCATCCGCTCCCACGGATAGGTCATCAGAGCCCAGACGATGAGGACGATCGCGACCTCGGCCAGCAGATACACCGGCCACGAACCCAGTACGTCCAGGAGTGACGCGGTGGGCGGCTTCCGGTTGAGGTAGCCGTAGTTGGCGCCGGTGATCGCGTTGAAGGCGAGAGTGACGGCGGCCCAGGCCAAGGTGACGATGACGGCGAAGCGGTAATCGCGCCACCGCGGTCGCATGCCTCTCCCCCACGTGAGATAGATGGCCGCCCACACGACGAGCACGTGGAGCGTGAAGAAGGTGACGAAGAGATGGTGCGGAAAGGCGGGGGCGCCCTCCTTCGGCGTCCCGATATCCGGTGTGATCAATGCCTGCGAGCTCAGGACCAGACCCCAGTAATAGGTGAGAACGAAGGCCCAATGCCGTTGCGACCACAGGGCATAGGCCGCCGCGAGTTCCGCGAGGTCACACAACTGCAGCGGTACCGAGGTGTCGATGGTGGGGTCGGCCAGCTTGTAGGCCAACGCGACTCCGAACGCGGCGATGAGTAGCACCGCCAGGACTCGGCTCAGGACCCGGGCCTGCGGTGGGGTCTGCCTGCGGCCGATCATCACCAGAAGCACGGCGCCCGTTGCGAACACCGCCAGCACGATCAGGTGCGACGGGTCATACGCCGAAAACTCTCGCTGCGCAGAGAACAATTCGATCAACTCCTCCGTTTCGTCACACGTAGGAACCGTCATCCATGATCGCAGGCAGGTGCGGAAACTTCATCAACCTGCCTCAGGACCCGATCGGATCGCCCTATACTCCTGCCGAACCCTGCGGTTGGCGGGAGTCGAGAATGGTCAGGCGCGCGGCGGCAACGGCTTTGGGACAGCACTCTCAGGGCGCAGCTTTTCGCGGGCTGCTGCTGCAATTCGCCCTGCGGATTCTGTTGGTGACGTTCATCTTCTTCGCGTTGTTCCTGCAACCGCCCGAAACGTACCGCTGGCCCTACGGACTGCTCTGGACCGGCTACATCGCGGCGATCGTCGGCTGGGCTTTCTGGGCGATGCGGCCGGCCAATCACGCCGGGATCGAGGCCCGGCGTTCGATTGCGCTGCTCATGTTGTTCGCCGATGTCGCTGTGGTGTCGATACTTTCGGTGGAATCAGGACTCAGTTCACCGAACACCTGGACCTCCGATGTACTGCATTACGGACTGTTTCTGATCCCACTGATCGCCGCGGCTCAGCTTGATCCGTTCGTGAGTGCGGTGATCGCCGTCCCCACCGTCGCCGCGTACGTCGTTGTGCTGTGGGTGAACCAGGCTGCCAACGGCGACGAGCCGTGGGGTTCGATTCTCACGACGACAGGCGTGCTGTTCGGTTTGGCCGCGGGCTCGGTCACGCTGTCATGGATCCAGCAGTCGAAAGAGTTCACGATCGCCCGGTTGGCCCAGGAACGGAGCCACCTGCTCGAAGAGATCGT
Protein-coding regions in this window:
- a CDS encoding MMPL/RND family transporter, with product MSSHGKGPNGSGIARVIRVLAVPILLGWVVLTVLTNTLVPPLEKVGEENTVGLSAKDAPAMIAMHKIGSNFQEFDSDSNAMVVLEGEQPLGDDAHHYYDGIVDKLEADTAHVQHVADFWGDPLTASGAQSNDGKSAYVQVYLRGNQGETLANESVAAVRDVVNQSTPPAGIKVYVTGGAPLVSDQHHAGDKSVARVTAVTLLVIAVMLLIVFRSVATMLLVLLMVFMELGAARGIVAFLAHSGVIGLSTFAVNLLTLMVIAAGTDYAIFAIGRYQEARGAREDRETAYYTMFRGTSHVILGSGMTIAGAMLCLSLTRLPYFQTMGVPCAVGTFVAVVAALTMGPAVIVIGSRFGRFEPKRNIRSRGWRRIGIAVVRWPGPILVATLGLALIGLLTLPGYKTNYDARKYLPSDLSANVGYAAAERHFTAARMNPELLMIETDRDLRNPADFLVIDKIAKGIVRVPGVSRVQAITRPNGRPIEHTSIPFLLSRQGTLNTMNRKYNQDRMADMLVQADEMQTTIDTMERMSQLTQQMADITHSMVAKTKAMTIDIVELRDHLGDFDDFLRPLRNYLYWEPHCSSVPLCWSVRSMFDTLDGIDPLTDDVQDLLPDLEHLDTLMPQLAALMPEQIESMKTMKTMMLTQRATQAGQQDQMAAMQENSTAMGQAFDEARNDDTFYLPPEAFDNKDFKRGMKNFISPDGKSVRFIISHEGDPATPEGVNHVEPIKLAAKEALKGTPLEGSKIYLAGTAATYKDMKDGSFYDLMIAGIAAVSLIFIIMLLITRSVVAAAVIVGTVLLSLGASFGLSVLVWQHLLGLELHWMVLAMSVILLLAVGSDYNLLLVSRFKEELPGGLKTGIIRAMAGTGSVVTSAGLVFAFTMASFAFSDLKVMAQVGTTIALGLLFDTLIVRSFMTPAIAALLGRWFWWPQVIQSAASKRRLAQLQHQRAGTATTAQ
- a CDS encoding sensor histidine kinase, which encodes MVRRAAATALGQHSQGAAFRGLLLQFALRILLVTFIFFALFLQPPETYRWPYGLLWTGYIAAIVGWAFWAMRPANHAGIEARRSIALLMLFADVAVVSILSVESGLSSPNTWTSDVLHYGLFLIPLIAAAQLDPFVSAVIAVPTVAAYVVVLWVNQAANGDEPWGSILTTTGVLFGLAAGSVTLSWIQQSKEFTIARLAQERSHLLEEIVTLEKRERQTLSERLHDGALQYVLASRREMEDVREGSAESMDRVDLALGECSRLLRDVVRELHPEVLARAGLRAAITALADGIAARTDLTVHVDFQNWPDDVRTDADHLLYSAAREFSTNTIKHADADNLRFTLQRSNGRATLSVADDGVGIRRERLAVSVETGHIGFASIRAKVLALGGALDVNDAGGTEIAISLPSQTAV
- a CDS encoding YwaF family protein, whose amino-acid sequence is MTVPTCDETEELIELFSAQREFSAYDPSHLIVLAVFATGAVLLVMIGRRQTPPQARVLSRVLAVLLIAAFGVALAYKLADPTIDTSVPLQLCDLAELAAAYALWSQRHWAFVLTYYWGLVLSSQALITPDIGTPKEGAPAFPHHLFVTFFTLHVLVVWAAIYLTWGRGMRPRWRDYRFAVIVTLAWAAVTLAFNAITGANYGYLNRKPPTASLLDVLGSWPVYLLAEVAIVLIVWALMTYPWERMRRSCESAVSGPAQ